One segment of Engraulis encrasicolus isolate BLACKSEA-1 chromosome 7, IST_EnEncr_1.0, whole genome shotgun sequence DNA contains the following:
- the ubash3ba gene encoding ubiquitin-associated and SH3 domain-containing protein B yields the protein MAAKEDLYAKVTPRRQRQTRPGTVKHGSSLDVLLSMGFPKTRALKALVSTGGRNVQAACDWLFSHVDDPFLDDPLPREYVLYLRPSGPLLHQLSHFWQQSRATCGKNKAHNIFPHITLCQFFMCADAKVEALCEALQATVSQWKGRFPNPLPLELYTSSNFIGLFVDEQIAEVLKTFATDFANEAVAKADVHVEPHKKQLHVTLAYHFQTNHLSSLEKLAKGIDVTQGCDWLAALFSRDIRFANHETLRVMYPYVPQNEDELELVPGDFIFTSPVEQGTASEGWVYGTSLGTGLSGLLPENYVSRADECDTWIFHGSHSFLNCTSPTGMGGALSSLLLDRQLDGRLLDEPSPIDPPSLICQPMQMLQPNSQSRLPKRTLFVCRHGERMDVVFGKHWISQCFDAKGRYVRTNLNMPASLPARTGGYRDYDKDCPITVFGSTQARLIGEALLESHTVIDFVYCSPSLRCVQTAHHILRGLQQDGKTKIRVEPGLFEWTKWVSGTSLPSWIPASDLAAASMSVDTTYRPHIPISKLGVSESYDTYISRSVQVTREILSECKNLGNSVLIVAHASSLEACTRQMQGLSPQNSKDFVQVVRKIPYLGFCASEEIGETGVWQLVDPPILPLTHGPNHTFNWRETLLQD from the exons GTTAAAAGCATTGGTTTCAACCGGGGGCAGAAATGTGCAAGCGGCCTGCGActg gctgtTCTCCCACGTGGATGACCCGTTCCTGGACGACCCGCTGCCCAGGGAGTACGTGCTGTACCTGCGGCCCAGTGGGCCCCTGCTGCACCAGCTCTCCCACTTCTGGCAGCAGAGCCGGGCCACCTGTGGCAAGAACAAGGCCCACAACATCTTCCCCCACATCACGCTCTGCCAGTTCTTCatg TGTGCGGATGCCAAGGTGGAGGCCCTGTGCGAAGCTCTGCAGGCCACAGTGAGCCAGTGGAAGGGCCGCttccccaaccccctccccctgGAGCTCTACACCTCCTCCAACTTTATTGGCCTATTCGTCGACGAGCAGATCGCCGAGGTGCTCAAGACCTTCGCCACCGACTTTGCCAACGAGGCAGTAGCAAAAGCAG ATGTCCATGTGGAGCCTCATAAAAAGCAACTCCATGTGACTCTAGCGTACCACTTCCAGACCAATCACCTTTCGTCTTTAGAAAAGTTGGCCAAGGGCATCGACGTGACGCAAGGCTGCGACTGGCTGGCTGCACTTTTCTCCCGGGACATCCGGTTTGCCAATCATGAG aCTCTGCGGGTCATGTACCCGTATGTGCCCCAGAACGAGGATGAGCTGGAGTTGGTGCCCGGGGACTTCATCTTCACCTCGCCCGTGGAGCAGGGCACTGCCAGCGAGGGCTGGGTCTATGGCACCTCGCTGGGTACGGGGCTGTCTGGCCTACTGCCCGAAAACTATGTCAGCCGGGCGGACGAGTGCGACACATGGATCTTCCATGG GTCCCATTCCTTCCTCAACTGCACCTCCCCCACGGGTATGGGCGGGGCTCTGAGCAGTCTGCTGCTGGACCGTCAGCTGGACGGCCGCCTGTTGGACGAGCCCAGTCCTATTGACCCCCCCAGCCTAATATGCCAACCTATGCAG ATGCTTCAGCCAAACAGCCAATCACGGCTGCCGAAGAGAACCCTGTTCGTGTGTCGCCATGGCGAGCGGATGGACGTggtgtttgggaaacactggatctCCCAGTGCTTTGATGCCAAAG GTCGATATGTACGGACTAATCTCAACATGCCGGCTAGTCTTCCAGCCAGGACTGGGGGCTACAGGGACTACGATAAGGACTGCCCCATCACTGTGTTCGGCTCCACGCAGGCTCGGCTTATAG GTGAGGCTCTTCTGGAGAGTCATACGGTGATAGACTTTGTGTACTGCTCTCCGTCACTGCGCTGTGTGCAGACAGCCCATCACATCCTGCGAG gGCTGCAGCAGGATGGCAAGACTAAGATCCGTGTGGAGCCGGGCCTGTTCGAGTGGACCAAGTGGGTGTCGGGTACCTCCCTGCCCTCCTGGATCCCCGCCTCCGACCTGGCAGCCGCCAGCATGAGTGTAGACACAACCTacag ACCTCATATACCCATTAGCAAGCTGGGCGTGTCGGAGTCGTATGATACCTACATCAGCCGGAGTGTCCAGGTGACACGGGAGATACTCAGCGAGTGCAAAAACCTCG GAAACAGCGTGCTGATAGTGGCCCATGCTTCCTCCCTGGAGGCCTGCACACGCCAGATGCAGGGCCTCAGCCCACAGAATTCCAAGGACTTTGTGCAAGTGGTCCGAAAG ATCCCCTACCTGGGCTTCTGTGCCAGCGAGGAGATCGGCGAGACGGGCGTGTGGCAGCTGGTGGACCCGCCCATCCTGCCGCTTACCCACGGCCCCAACCACACCTTCAACTGGCGCGAGACTCTGCTGCAGGACTGA